From the Achromobacter xylosoxidans A8 genome, the window ACGAAGCCGGCGTCTGGTCGTACCGGCTGACCTTCCTGGGCCGCGACGCCGACACCTTCATCGACCACGTTCCCGATCGCCGGGCCTTTGTAGCGCCCGCGCTGACCTGGCGGCCCAGCGCCGCCACGACGCTGACGCTGCTCGCCGACTACCAGCACGACCGCACCGGCTACGTCTACGGCCTGCCCGAAAGCGGCACCATCCTGCCCAACCCCAACGGCAAGATTCCGCGCGACCGGTTCACCGGCGAGCCCGGCTACGACAAGTTCGACCTGGAGCGCTACTCGGTCGGCTATCTGTTCGAACATGCCTTCAACGACCAGATGAAGCTGCGCAACAGCCTGCGCTACATGCACGCCAGCAACGAGTACCGCTCGGTCTGGATCAGCGGCCTGCAGGACGACGGCCGCACTACCGCCTATCGGGGCGCGGCGCCGCGTTGGGACCGCTCTTCAGGCGTCGTCTCGGACACATCGCTGCAATACCAGTTGCGCACGGGGCCGGTGGAACACACCTTTCTTGCCGGTATCGACTACTCCGTCGCCCACCACGAATCCGAGCGGTATCAGCGCGAACTCGGCAATATCGACCTCTACGCCCCTGTCTATGGCATGCCGATAAGCGACGTCGAAACGCAAAACCCCTATGCCTGGAAAAGCGATACCAACCGCCTGGGCCTGTACTTCCAGGATCAGATGAAAATCGCGGAGCGGTGGGTGGTGCTGCTGGGCGGCCGCCAGGATTGGGTGCGGTTCGACTCGAGCAACTTCTTCACGGGCGAAAAGACCGCCGACAACGAGAAGAGCAAGGCCTTCACCGGGCGGGCCGGATTGGTCTATCTCGCCCCCAATGGTCTCGCGCCCTTCCTGAGCTACAGCGAGTCCTTCGAACCCACCGAAGGCAACGATCGCACCGGCGGCCGCTTCAAGCCGACCACCGGCCAGCAATACGAGGCCGGCCTGCGCTATCAGCCGCCCGGCTCCAGCACCCTGGTGTCGGCCGCCCTCTACCAGATCACCCGCAAGAACCAGCTGGTCGCCGATCCTTCCGATCCGACGATGACCTATTCGGTACAGGCCGGCGAAGTCCGCTCGCGCGGATTCGAGTTCGAAGTCCGCTCGGCCCTCACCCGCGACCTAAACCTCATCGCCGCCTACGCCTATACCGACGCCCGGACCACGCGCTCCAGCCCCTTGCAGCCTGAATTGGAAGGCCAGCGCACTCCCGGCGTCCCGTACAACCAGCTTTCGGTCTGGGCTGACTACAGCTTCGGCCGCTTCGGGCTGCCCGGCCTGAAGGCAGGCGCCGGCATGCGCTATGTGGGCAGCACGCGCAGCCAAACCAACGCCGAAGTGCCCGCCTTCACGCTGTTCGATGCCATGATCAGCTACAGCACCGGCCCCTGGCGCCTGGCGCTCAACGGCACCAACCTGGCGGACAAGACCTACATCGGAAACTGCACCTATGGGTGCTTTTACGGCGAACCCAGACGGGTGATCGGAACGGTGAGTTATCGGTGGTAGAAAAATTCAGAACGTCACCGAGCAGCGGATGCCCGACGGAATCGCATTGCCCTCGTTGGGCATCCGCAGCAGCACGGTAAAGGTGCCGCTGGCCGCGTCCATCACCCGGTCTATCCGCCAGACCTTGGCGTCCAGTGGCTTGTCGGCGATGGCCTGGTTGACGCTGACCTGCGCCTGGGCGTCTGCCTTGATCTGGCCGTACAGGCTTTCGGGCACGACGACCTTGACCAACAAGGGATTGATCTGCGCCAGTTTGACGATCTTGTTGTCGTTGACTCGGTCGCCGGGGCCGGCAAAGCGCTCGGCGACCACGCCGTCGAACGGGCTCTTGATGCTGCGTTCGGCCAGGATCGCCTGTTGCAGCGCCACCTGCAGCTGCGCCTGGCGGCTGCGCGAGGTCATTTCGTCGTAATCGCCCGCGGGCAGCAGCTGGCGCTTGAACAGGTCGGTGTTGCGGTCGACGACACGGCTCAGGTAGGCCGCTTCGGCGCGGCGCAGGCCCAGGGTGGCCTCGTCGACGCTGGTGTTCAGTTCGGCTACCACCTGGCCTTTCTTGACCACATCGCCACGCTGCACCAGCACGCTGCTCAGCACGCCGGCCGACGCGCTGCCCAGCTCAGACACCTGGAAGGGTTCGATCAGGCAGGCCAGGGGGGCATTCAGGTTGCCCCCCTGCGCCGACAGGGCCGGCTCGGCCAGCACCGGCAAACGGACATCGGGCGGCAGGCCCTGGGCAGCGGCGGCAGTGGCGGCGAGCAGGCAAGCCAGCAGGGCCGGGCGGAACAGTCGGTGGCATGGCGTCATGGGATCGGGCCTTTGCATATCAGTCGCCCTGCCCCGAAAAGGACAGGGAATTCTCCAGTTCTTCATCCGCGGCCACCATTTGGCGGCGCTCGCGGGCCAGTTTTCGTTCGGTGCGGGCCTGCGCGAAGCGCAGCCAGCGGGCCGCCAGCCGGCTGCTATCCCGCCTGCGTGCGCGCAGCAGCCGCAAGGGAGCCGCCCAGACGCCACTGGCGACGCTGTCCAGCACAGAGTCTTCCAGCGACAGGATCGCTTCGACATGGCCGGGGTCGCCCTGGCGTCCGCTGCGGCCTTCCAGTTGCCGGTCGATGCGGGCGGACTCGTGCCGCTCGGTCAGGATGACGTGCAGGCCGCCGGCCGCACGCGCCGCGTCCGACAAGGGGATATCCGTGCCCCGGCCTGCCATGTTGGTAGCGATCATGATGCTGCCGGGTTCGCCGGCGCGCGCAATCATGTCGGCCTCGTCGGCATCCTGCTTGGCATTGAGCACCACGGCGGGCAGGCCGGCCTGGGCCAGCACCCGGGCCACCTGCTCGGAGGCGGCGACCGAGCGCGTGCCGATCAGGATGGGCACCCCTTGCTGGTGCAGGACGCGCGTGCGGTCGCGCACCGCCGCCCACTTTTCGTCCAACGTGGGGTACACGGCGTCGGGCGCATGGCGCCGCCGCGACTTGCGGTGCGTGGGGATGCGGACCACCGGCAGATCGTAGACGCGGCCGAGTTCGGCACGGATTTCGGCGGCTGTGCCCGTCATGCCGGACAGCAGCAGATAGTGCTTGAAGAAGCGCTGATAGCTGATGCTCTTGAGGGTGGCGCGCGGCTCGCTCAGTTCCAGCCCCTCTTTGTGCTCCAGCATCTGGTGCAGGCCCTGGCCCCAGGACCGGTCCGGCATCACGCGGCCGGTGAACTCGTCGACCACCATGATCTTGCCGTCGCGGATGATGTATTGCTCGTCGAGCCGGTACAGGTGCAGCACGGTGAGGGCGCTGAGGACCAGCTCCTCGCGCCGGAACGGGATGCTCCAGGGCGCCGCCAGCGCAGCGCATGCGCCACCCAGATGCTCGCGTCCCAGTTCGGTCAGGGTCACGCGGCGTTCGCCGCGGTGTAGGCGGTAATGCCCGGGCGCCATGCCGCCGGCCAGTTCCATGGCCTGGCGCGTCACCGCGGCGGTATCGTCCTCTTGCACGCCCGAGATGATCAGCGGCGTGCGCGCCTCGTCCACCAGCACGCTATCCGCCTCGTCCACGATGGCAAAGCACAGGCCGCGCAGGTACAGCTGGCCCAGCCTGCCCTGCGCTCCGCGCAAGCGTTCCAGACGCAGCGCGTCTTCATCCTTGTCGCTGTCCAGCACGATCAGGTCCCGCAGATAGTCGAACACCAGGGTCTTGTTGGAGCAGTACACCACGTCCGCCTGATAGGCCTTGCGCCGCGTGGGTATGTCCATTTCCATGCTGACCCAGGCCACCGACAGGCCCAGCGCCTCGTAGAGGGGGCCCATGATCTGCGCATCGCGTTCGACCAGGTAGTCATTGGTGGTGATGACATGCACTGGCAGGCCGGCCATGGCGACCGTGGCGGCCGGCAGCGTAGCCGTCAGCGTCTTGCCCTCGCCGGTGTTCATCTCCGCCACCATGCCTTGCAGCATGGCCCAGCCGCCCAGCAGCTGCACGTCGAAATGCGCCTTGCCCAGCGCCAGCCGGCCCGCCTGCCGGATCAGCGCGAAAGCGCGCGCCGCGCTTTCCGCGTTGATGCCGTTGGCGCGCAGGTCGAACGCGATCTCGTCGGCGCGCCGGCGCACGCCCGCCAGATCGATGTCGCCCAGCGTCTCGGTCTCGCGCCGCACCTGCGCCAGGATGCGGCGAGTGCGCCACAGGGGCTGGCGGCGCTTGCGGCTCAGCCAGCGCAGGGCAGCCGTGCCCCAGGCCTCCAGCTTATTGGCGTGGCGCTCGCTTTCCTTTTCAGGATAGAGCGGGTCGGGGCAGAGGGCGTCGAAGGCGCGCATGTCAGAAGCGGAACTGGCGCAGCACCATCTGCCGCACCGCGTCGTAGGCTTGCAGTGCCAGCGGCCGGGGCTGGTGCGAGAACTTCACGTAGACCCGGGCTCCCAGGTAGGCGCGCGGCGCGTCCGCGGGCAGCGTCAGGTCCATCACGAACAGGTTCTCCGCGGACTTGGCGCGCCCTTCCTGCGACTTGCGCGGGTCGACACCTATGCTGCCCCCGCCCTGCAGGCTGAGCGCCAGGCTGGGCAGTTCGTCGGTGGCGGCCGGCACCTCGCGCGCGATCGTGGCCGTGAACTCCTTGCCGCTGTCCTGCACCAGCCGCACGCGCACGTCCCTGAGCGAGCGGTGGATGCGCTCCAGGCTGGATTGCGGCACCACCACGCGCACGGTTTCGGCATCGGCCAACACATAACCCAGCAGCTCGCCGCGCTGCACATAGCGGCCTGTCATGTCCTCGGGCTGCGCCGGCACATAGCGCCCGGCGTGCGGGCTGCGCACCTGCTGCGCCAGTACCTGTTCCTGGATCGTTCGCCGCTCTGTCTGCAGGCTGGTCCATTGGTGGCGCATGATGGCCGCCTGCACCTGGTTCTGCGCGTAGGCCTGCACATAGCGGGCCTGATACTCGTCGACCTGGGCGGCCAGCATGGCGTCGCGTCGTATCAGCTCGTCGTTTTCCAGCGTCAGCAGGGGCGCGCCCTGCCCCACCGGCGCATCGTCGGCCGCTTGCCACGCGCGGACGAAGCCAGCCACCGGCGCCCTGACCTGGGCGGAAGGCGGCACCCAGACCACGCCCTCCGTATCGGTGGACGAAGGCAACGGCACGGCGCCCACCAGGCCCGCCGCCCCAACCACGCACAATCCGCAGATCAGATAGGAGCGCAAGCGGTGCGCCTGGATCTGCGGATCGGCGTAGAACTGGCGGCCCAGGCGCCACAGCGGCATCACGATGGTGTTGAACAGCGCCCACATCGCCAGCAGCACGCCAAAGAAAAAGAACTGTCCGGCCATGATGAAGATGGCCAGGAACATGATGAACATGCGATAGCAGAAGGACAGCACCGCGTAGCCGGCGAACCAGGCGCGCTCGCCGGGCGTGGCGCGCGGCGCTTCCACGCCGCGCAGGCCTAGCGCATAGCGCTTGAACAGATAGCCCAGGTAGCCGTTGGCGCGCTGGCCCAGATTGGGAATCTCAATGGCGTCGGACAGCACGTAATAGCCGTCATAGCGCAACAGCGGATTGCCGTTCATGAACAGCGTGGAAACGCCGCACAGGACGATGACGGTATAAGCCAGCGAACGTCCCAGCCCGGGATCCAGCTGGGTCCAGGCTATCATCGCCACGGCCGCCAGGAACAGTTCCACCAGGATGCCGGCTCCGCCCGCCAGCATGCGCCAGCGTTTGTCCGCGAAAGCCGATGCCGCCGAGGCGTCCACGTAGGGAATGGGCACCAGCAGCAGGAACATCAGGCCGATCTCGTGCACCTCTCCCCCGCGCGCCTTCACGGCGCAGGCGTGGCCGAGTTCGTGGATGGCCTTCACCACCGGATAGACCAGCGCCATCGCCAGCACGTTGCCGGTGGAGAACACCTGGTCCCAGATATTGTGTGTCAACGTCTGCCAATGCATGGCGCCCAGCGCCGCGCCCGTGCCGACCACGCCCAGCCAGAGCAAGGCGCCCAGCCAGGTGAACAGCCAGCGGTAATACGGCAGCGCCCGGGTCAACCAGCGGTCCGGATCCAGCAGCGGCATTTTCAGCGCGCTGGGGTTGCCGACGTACTGCTTGATCTTCTGCATGCGCTGGCGCTTGCGGCGCTCGACCAGGTCGCGCACGTCCGGCGCGCGGTCGGTGGTCAGCACGTCGGCCCGGTGCAGCTGGGCCATCAGACGGATGACCTCGTCCTGTGGCATGGCATCGCCCTCCAGCTGGCCGCAGGCGATCTCCCAGATCTCCTGCACCGTGCGGCGCCCATCCAGCAGGCTGATCATCAGATTGGCCTCGGGCGTATAGCGATGGAATTCGCCATTGCTCTGGTCCTGCATCACGTACCAGACCTGCCCCCGGTAAACGTGGCGGTGGATATGGATGTGCGAACGCAACCGCGGGCGCAGCGCGCTGACCCGGTGCCAGGAATTGCTATAGAGCGCGGTACCAGACATCTTCTGCTCTTCAGCCGAACCAGGCCCACCATTTCAGGCGGAGCCAATCGAAAAATCCGTGCGTCCAGATCCAGACGTAGCGGCGCTCGTCGATATCGATGCGGCCCACGCCTTCCATGCCCGGCCGCAGCGCCTGCGCCGCCTTCTCATCCAGGCTGGCCTCCAGACGGAACACCGTTTTGCCCTCCTGCACCTGGGCCAGCGGAACGATGCGCGTGACCGTGAAAGGGATCTGCCGGTCAGGCATGGCCGCCAAGGCAACCCGGCCCGTCTGCCCTACCGCCACGTCGTCGATCAGCCGGTCTTCGACGTCCAGCCACAGCCGGTAACCATCTGGCGGCGACAGCTTGAACAGTTCTTGCCCGCGCTTGACGGCTTCGCCCAGCTGCTGGCTCAGGTCGCCGCTGACTATCGTGCCGTCGAACGGCGCGCGCAGGGTCGAACGCTGGATCTGTTCGCGGTGGAACTGCATCTGCGCCAGCGCCTGGCGCGCCTGCGCCTGCGCAATCGCCGACGCCGCGCTGTCGCCGCGCGCCGAGGCCTCTTCGGCCTGTCGGCGGTACTGCACTTCCAGGTTGCCGGCGCGCAGCAGTTCCAGCTCGGTTTCGCGCGTATCGAGCGCGGCCAGGGTATCGCCCTGCTTCACCTGGTCGCCGGCGCGGCGCGTCGCCTCGCTGATGTAGCCGTCGAAAGGCGCCGCCAGCACGCGCTGCACCACGCCCTGCACGGTGGCGGTAGCGCTGATGCGGTACGGCCCGTGCGCGAACACGCCCAGCGCCACCGCGGCCACCAATGCCATC encodes:
- a CDS encoding TonB-dependent siderophore receptor; its protein translation is MGLNRPTPTTSIPAARRLRLHALASMAMRGLPACAAIAPLVLGVPMAQAQAVEEQRYYDIPAGPLTAALNRYGRESGLMLSFSTEQTNGLQSKGIQGRYTAQGGLQALLAGTGFEAAARPSGGYVLRPSGAQVLSAVEVVGAHETAAGPFYGYAATRSATGTKTDTPLMETPQSITVVGAEEIEMLKPQNLQDALGYVAGVNRSEGLDRTSDTLLVRGFQLDGNGNQYRDGTKYTVNIFNGQQEPYGLERIEVLKGASSVLYGAAAPGGIINTISKRPPATALRELNVDAGSFDRKQVSGDFGGPLDEAGVWSYRLTFLGRDADTFIDHVPDRRAFVAPALTWRPSAATTLTLLADYQHDRTGYVYGLPESGTILPNPNGKIPRDRFTGEPGYDKFDLERYSVGYLFEHAFNDQMKLRNSLRYMHASNEYRSVWISGLQDDGRTTAYRGAAPRWDRSSGVVSDTSLQYQLRTGPVEHTFLAGIDYSVAHHESERYQRELGNIDLYAPVYGMPISDVETQNPYAWKSDTNRLGLYFQDQMKIAERWVVLLGGRQDWVRFDSSNFFTGEKTADNEKSKAFTGRAGLVYLAPNGLAPFLSYSESFEPTEGNDRTGGRFKPTTGQQYEAGLRYQPPGSSTLVSAALYQITRKNQLVADPSDPTMTYSVQAGEVRSRGFEFEVRSALTRDLNLIAAYAYTDARTTRSSPLQPELEGQRTPGVPYNQLSVWADYSFGRFGLPGLKAGAGMRYVGSTRSQTNAEVPAFTLFDAMISYSTGPWRLALNGTNLADKTYIGNCTYGCFYGEPRRVIGTVSYRW
- a CDS encoding efflux RND transporter periplasmic adaptor subunit translates to MTPCHRLFRPALLACLLAATAAAAQGLPPDVRLPVLAEPALSAQGGNLNAPLACLIEPFQVSELGSASAGVLSSVLVQRGDVVKKGQVVAELNTSVDEATLGLRRAEAAYLSRVVDRNTDLFKRQLLPAGDYDEMTSRSRQAQLQVALQQAILAERSIKSPFDGVVAERFAGPGDRVNDNKIVKLAQINPLLVKVVVPESLYGQIKADAQAQVSVNQAIADKPLDAKVWRIDRVMDAASGTFTVLLRMPNEGNAIPSGIRCSVTF
- a CDS encoding preprotein translocase subunit SecA, with protein sequence MRAFDALCPDPLYPEKESERHANKLEAWGTAALRWLSRKRRQPLWRTRRILAQVRRETETLGDIDLAGVRRRADEIAFDLRANGINAESAARAFALIRQAGRLALGKAHFDVQLLGGWAMLQGMVAEMNTGEGKTLTATLPAATVAMAGLPVHVITTNDYLVERDAQIMGPLYEALGLSVAWVSMEMDIPTRRKAYQADVVYCSNKTLVFDYLRDLIVLDSDKDEDALRLERLRGAQGRLGQLYLRGLCFAIVDEADSVLVDEARTPLIISGVQEDDTAAVTRQAMELAGGMAPGHYRLHRGERRVTLTELGREHLGGACAALAAPWSIPFRREELVLSALTVLHLYRLDEQYIIRDGKIMVVDEFTGRVMPDRSWGQGLHQMLEHKEGLELSEPRATLKSISYQRFFKHYLLLSGMTGTAAEIRAELGRVYDLPVVRIPTHRKSRRRHAPDAVYPTLDEKWAAVRDRTRVLHQQGVPILIGTRSVAASEQVARVLAQAGLPAVVLNAKQDADEADMIARAGEPGSIMIATNMAGRGTDIPLSDAARAAGGLHVILTERHESARIDRQLEGRSGRQGDPGHVEAILSLEDSVLDSVASGVWAAPLRLLRARRRDSSRLAARWLRFAQARTERKLARERRQMVAADEELENSLSFSGQGD
- a CDS encoding efflux RND transporter periplasmic adaptor subunit, which produces MSGTALYSNSWHRVSALRPRLRSHIHIHRHVYRGQVWYVMQDQSNGEFHRYTPEANLMISLLDGRRTVQEIWEIACGQLEGDAMPQDEVIRLMAQLHRADVLTTDRAPDVRDLVERRKRQRMQKIKQYVGNPSALKMPLLDPDRWLTRALPYYRWLFTWLGALLWLGVVGTGAALGAMHWQTLTHNIWDQVFSTGNVLAMALVYPVVKAIHELGHACAVKARGGEVHEIGLMFLLLVPIPYVDASAASAFADKRWRMLAGGAGILVELFLAAVAMIAWTQLDPGLGRSLAYTVIVLCGVSTLFMNGNPLLRYDGYYVLSDAIEIPNLGQRANGYLGYLFKRYALGLRGVEAPRATPGERAWFAGYAVLSFCYRMFIMFLAIFIMAGQFFFFGVLLAMWALFNTIVMPLWRLGRQFYADPQIQAHRLRSYLICGLCVVGAAGLVGAVPLPSSTDTEGVVWVPPSAQVRAPVAGFVRAWQAADDAPVGQGAPLLTLENDELIRRDAMLAAQVDEYQARYVQAYAQNQVQAAIMRHQWTSLQTERRTIQEQVLAQQVRSPHAGRYVPAQPEDMTGRYVQRGELLGYVLADAETVRVVVPQSSLERIHRSLRDVRVRLVQDSGKEFTATIAREVPAATDELPSLALSLQGGGSIGVDPRKSQEGRAKSAENLFVMDLTLPADAPRAYLGARVYVKFSHQPRPLALQAYDAVRQMVLRQFRF